The stretch of DNA CCTTCTCCTCTTTACGCCGCTCAAGTTCATACTCCCTCTGTCGATTTAGAGCTTCACGCTTTTTTTCATGCTGCTCCCTTAATTTGCGATTGGCCTCCTCTTTATTTCTCCGTTGGAGATCGGCTAACCCTTTTTTATCGAGTACAGGGGTAGGAGTTGCAGGATATATCTGCTCTCTGTACTGACGGGGGACCTGCGCGATACTATCTACAAAGCGAAGGTTTCCAGAGTTGTCCATATAACGGATCTGATCTGCATAGACCGAGGAGGTCACTAACACGCAGCCAGCCACAAAGATCCCTACTCTAAATATTGTCTTAATCATCATCATATCCATGGTTATGCAGGAAACAGCGCGCTAGGCTACATTTTTTATTTTAGCGCCCTCTTAGCTATCTACGTTCTCTCCCTAAGCTTGCTCTGGATCTTCTTTGCAAGCAATACTGAGATCTTACCCGTTGCCGCGACCGCAGCCAGCTCGGCGCTACGTATCCCCTCAACCGTCTTAAAGTGTCGGATTAGCCGATTTCTGCTCTCTGGTGAGACCCCTAGTACGGTATCTAGCACAGAACGAAAAACCCGACGCGAGCGGGTCTGGCGGTGGAATGTAATAACGAAGCGGTGCACCTCATCCCTAATCCTAGAGAGGAAGCTAGTCACCAGATGGCCCTCTTCGAGCGCTAGCGGCTCCTCTCTGCCGGGTATATAGAGCCGCTCAGGCTTACGTTCGACCTCGCGCGCCTGTAGCTCCCCCTCAGTTCGCATCTTTGCAAGTGCTATAATCTCAACGGATAAATTCAACTCATCCCGTGCCTGAAGCGCACTTGAAAGTTGCCCTGCCCCTCCATCGATAACCAAAAGGTCCGGAAGATCTTCCTCACTTATACCGCGCTTGAGGCGCCGCGAAACCACCTCGTAGATCGATGCAAAGTCGTCCGGCTTGCCCTGCTGAGACAGTTTGTACCGCCGGTAAGCCCCCTTGTCGGCGACCCCATCAAAGAAAGCAACCGAGGCCCCAACGGTGTCTGAGCCCTGGAAATTAGAGATATCAACACACTCAACCCGTCGCGGCACCTGCTTAAGCCCTACCATCTGAGCTAGCGCGGAGGCGACCTGTTCCCAGCGCGATTCGTGCGTTAGGGAGCCCTGAAACGCATGCCGCGCATTTAGCTCCGCTATGGAGATAAGGCGTGCCTTTGAGCCACGCTGTGGAAAAGCAACTTCAACCTTATAGCCGGCCCTACCAGCAAGCCCCGCCTCAATCAAAGTTGCGTTCTCAAGCTCGCAGGGTACGAGGATCTCTGATGGAATGTGACGATCGGCCTGATAGAACTGCTGCACAGCCGATTCGAGCAGCTCCTCATCTGAGAGGCGCACATCGTCGAGTATAAAGGACTTCGTCTCTGTGATGCGCCCGTACCTAACCAGGAGCACACACAAAGCGGCCTGAGCACCCTCGCGCACGACACCAAAAACATCGCGGTCCTCGCCACGAAAGGAGGTCAGGGAGCGCCCCTCCTGAAAATTGGTAAGAAGCTCGATCCGGTCGCGCCAAGCGGCAGCCTGCTCAAAATTGAGCCCTGCTGCAGACTCCTCCATCTTTCCGGCTAGCTGTTTAATAGTAGCCGCTGTTTTACCCTGCAGAATTGCGCGCGCCTGCTTTACAAGATCTCGATACTCCTCTGGTTGCACAGGCAAGCAACATGGGGCGCAGCACCGCTTCATCTGATATTCGAGACAGGGGCGCTGGCGATTATAGAGCACAGGGTCCGAGCAGGAACGTAAAGGAACAACTTTCTTAATTACCTCAAGGATATTTCGGAGCTCTCCACTAAAAGCGTACGGCCCATAGTAGGTTGCGCCATCGTTCTCGGGTCTACGAACTAGCTCAATTCGGGGCCACTCTGCGGCTTCATCGATCCTGATAGAGAGGTAGGCCCTGTCGTCCTTAAGACGGATATTATAGCGCGGCTTGTACTTACTAATTAGGTCACGTTCTAGTAAGAACGCCTGCTGCTCCGTCTGTGTAACGATCGTCTCGAAGGCTATCACCCGTTGCAGGAGATATCCGATCTGAAAGCGACCATCACCAGTACCATCACCCGCAAAATATGTTCTTAAGCGCGCGCGCAGGTCCTTGGCCTTTCCAACATAGATTACAACACGCGCGTCATCGCGCATTAGATACACCCCCGGCTCTTCAGGAGCATGGGTTGCCTGAAGCCTTAAATACTCAAGCCGTTCTGCAGTGA from Pseudomonadota bacterium encodes:
- the uvrC gene encoding excinuclease ABC subunit UvrC encodes the protein MTAIDPTITAERLEYLRLQATHAPEEPGVYLMRDDARVVIYVGKAKDLRARLRTYFAGDGTGDGRFQIGYLLQRVIAFETIVTQTEQQAFLLERDLISKYKPRYNIRLKDDRAYLSIRIDEAAEWPRIELVRRPENDGATYYGPYAFSGELRNILEVIKKVVPLRSCSDPVLYNRQRPCLEYQMKRCCAPCCLPVQPEEYRDLVKQARAILQGKTAATIKQLAGKMEESAAGLNFEQAAAWRDRIELLTNFQEGRSLTSFRGEDRDVFGVVREGAQAALCVLLVRYGRITETKSFILDDVRLSDEELLESAVQQFYQADRHIPSEILVPCELENATLIEAGLAGRAGYKVEVAFPQRGSKARLISIAELNARHAFQGSLTHESRWEQVASALAQMVGLKQVPRRVECVDISNFQGSDTVGASVAFFDGVADKGAYRRYKLSQQGKPDDFASIYEVVSRRLKRGISEEDLPDLLVIDGGAGQLSSALQARDELNLSVEIIALAKMRTEGELQAREVERKPERLYIPGREEPLALEEGHLVTSFLSRIRDEVHRFVITFHRQTRSRRVFRSVLDTVLGVSPESRNRLIRHFKTVEGIRSAELAAVAATGKISVLLAKKIQSKLRERT